In Nicotiana tabacum cultivar K326 chromosome 19, ASM71507v2, whole genome shotgun sequence, one DNA window encodes the following:
- the LOC107791707 gene encoding aluminum-activated malate transporter 10-like — translation MVKENEVSAASLEWRVNMPSGSSQILVPESRQTCRLLSLVMGFVSNITKFLDKAWNLAVNEPKKVIHCLKVGLALSIVSLFYYMRPLYDGVGGNAMWAVMTVVVVFEYTVGSTLYKCVNRAIGTCLAGSLGIGVHWVASQSGDRFEPIILQASVFLLAATATFSRFIPTIKARFDYGAMIFILTFSLVSVSGYRVDKLVELAHERVSTIAIGATICLFITMILCPVWAGTELHHLISTNLQKLADSLEGYAAENFRVDGSKNLDEKDSSKRLQGYRCVLNSKAAEESMANFARWEPAHGKFNFRHPWKQYLKIGASMRSCAYCIETLHGGINSNTETPEFLKKPLNDVCMRLGTSSSNVLKELSSMIKTLTNSTKLDILVDEMNSSVEGLQNALKTLPSYQHIPTPDPKTEEAPTGTEESILKPTALSLMEIVQMATLTSLLIEIASRIEGIVKEVNELASQAQFKDDSSKKSKQTQTKLNENDGNEHEVTMTTLQKV, via the exons ATGGTTAAGGAAAATGAAGTGTCTGCTGCAAGCTTGGAATGGAGGGTCAATATGCCTAGTGGCTCTTCGCAAATTTTAGTGCCAGAGTCAAGGCAAACATGTAGATTGTTAAGCTTAGTAATGGGGTTTGTTTCAAACATCACCAAGTTTCTTGACAAGGCATGGAATTTAGCTGTAAATGAGCCAAAAAAGGTTATTCATTGCCTCAAAGTAGGATTGGCTCTTTCTATTGTGTCACTGTTTTATTACATGAGGCCTTTGTATGATGGCGTTGGAGGGAATGCTATGTGGGCAGTTATGACAGTTGTAGTAGTTTTTGAGTACACTGTAG GTTCTACACTATATAAGTGTGTAAATAGAGCTATTGGAACATGTTTAGCCGGATCTCTAGGAATTGGTGTTCATTGGGTTGCAAGTCAATCTGGAGACAGATTTGAACCTATTATTCTCCAAGCTTCAGTTTTTCTCTTAG CTGCTACAGCAACCTTTTCTCGATTTATACCTACTATAAAAGCGCGATTTGATTATGGTGCCATGATCTTCATTCTTACCTTCAGCTTAGTGTCAGTGTCAGGGTATCGCGTTGATAAGTTGGTTGAATTGGCTCATGAAAGGGTCTCCACTATTGCTATTGGGGCCACCATCTGTCTTTTCATTACCATGATTTTGTGTCCTGTTTGGGCTGGGACGGAGCTGCATCATCTCATTAGTACTAACCTTCAAAAACTTGCTGATTCCTTAGAAG GATATGCTGCTGAGAACTTCAGAGTAGATGGCAGTAAAAATTTAGATGAGAAAGATTCCAGTAAGAGATTGCAAGGATACAGATGTGTACTTAATTCTAAGGCTGCTGAAGAATCCATG GCCAATTTTGCCAGATGGGAGCCAGCACATGGAAAATTCAATTTCCGACATCCATGGAAACAGTACCTCAAGATTGGAGCTTCAATGAGAAGCTGTGCCTATTGCATTGAGACTCTCCATGGAGGCATTAACTCCAATACTGAG ACTCCTGAGTTCCTTAAGAAGCCTCTCAACGACGTCTGCATGAGATTAGGTACTAGCTCCTCTAACGTGCTAAAAGAGCTGTCGAGTATGATAAAAACGTTGACAAATTCAACAAAGCTAGATATACTTGTTGATGAAATGAATTCTTCGGTAGAAGGCCTTCAAAATGCCCTCAAGACACTCCCAAGTTACCAGCATATACCAACCCCAGATCCCAAAACTGAAGAGGCACCTACTGGTACAGAAGAGTCTATCTTGAAACCTACTGCGCTATCACTCATGGAAATTGTTCAAATGGCCACTCTAACATCACTGCTCATAGAAATAGCATCAAGAATAGAAGGGATTGTGAAGGAGGTCAATGAACTGGCAAGCCAAGCACAATTCAAAGATGATAGCAGCAAGAAGTCCAAACAAACTCAAACAAAGTTAAATGAAAATGATGGTAATGAACATGAAGTAACAATGACGACTCTTCAAAAAGTCTGA
- the LOC107791708 gene encoding protein LEAD-SENSITIVE 1-like, translating to MGLLTNRVERSEIKAGDHIYTYRAVFAYSHHGIFVGGSKVVHFTLVESSSDAADEISGLSSSCPFFPDCGFRLPNSNVVLSCLNCFLRNGSLYSFEYGVSPSFFLAKVRGGTCTTAVSDPPEMVIHRAMHLLQNGFGNYDVFQNNCEYFALYCKTGLLTLDRLGVGRSGQASSVVGAPLAALLSSPLKLLIPSPVGVATVTAGMYCMSRYATDIGVRSDVIKVAVEDLAVNLGWGSSNEGAIVEHEDSNHLLDR from the exons ATGGGTTTGCTGACAAACAGAGTGGAGAGAAGTGAGATTAAAGCAGGAGACCATATCTACACTTACCGAGCTGTCTTTGCTTATTCTCACCATG GTATTTTTGTTGGTGGGAGCAAAGTGGTTCATTTTACGCTGGTCGAGAGCTCTTCAGATGCTGCTGATGAAATATCAGGCCTTTCTTCGTCCTGTCCATTCTTTCCCGACTGTGGATTTAGGCTCCCTAACAGTAATGTTGTTCTTTCTTGTCTGAATTGCTTTCTCCGTAATGGTTCACTCTACAGCTTTGAATATGGAGTAAGCCCCTCTTTTTTCCTTGCCAAAGTGCGAGGGGGCACTTGCACTACTGCTGTGTCAGACCCTCCAGAGATGGTTATCCACCGAGCAATGCATCTTCTCCAGAATGGATTTGGGAACTATGATGTGTTCCAAAACAACTGTGAGTACTTTGCGTTGTATTGCAAAACAGGTCTTCTGACACTTGATAGATTGGGAGTTGGAAGAAGTGGACAAGCTTCTTCTGTTGTTGGTGCTCCTTTAGCTGCACTTCTTTCCTCCCCTCTGAAGTTGCTAATTCCTAGTCCTGTTGGCGTGGCCACTGTTACAGCGGGAATGTACTGTATGAGCAGATACGCTACTGACATTGGTGTTCGAAGTGATGTCATAAAAGTTGCAGTCGAAGACTTAGCTGTAAACCTTGGCTGGGGAAGCAGCAATGAAGGAGCAATTGTGGAACATGAGGATTCTAATCACTTACTTGACAGGTGA
- the LOC107766622 gene encoding bifunctional fucokinase/GDP-fucose pyrophosphorylase, which translates to MERRYNQRSRVKADLAATLRKSWYHLRLSVRHPARVPTWDAIVLTAASPEQAQLYEWQLKRAKRMGRIADSTITLAVPDPHGQRIGSGAATLHAILRLAEYYQQLALNSQCGSSERKEPSSSLLDLVAKKHILLLHAGGDSKRVPWANPMGKVFLPLPYLAADDQDGPVPLLFDHILAIASCARQAFENEGGLLTMTGDVLPCFDASTMVLPKDASCFVTVPITLDIASNHGVIVAAKSGISNDTYSINLVENLLQKPSLEELVRHQAILDDGRTLLDTGIIAVRGQAWLNLVKLACSSQSMISELLERKKEMSLYEDLVAAWVPAKHEWLRSRPLGDELVNRLGEEKMFSYCACDLLFLHFGTSSEVLDHMSEAGAGLVGRRHLCSIPATNVSDIAASAIILSSKIEPGVSIGEDSLIYDSSISASIQIGSQSIVVGVNVPADFEMTAKVSFRFMLPDRHCFWEVPLVGRTERVMVYCGLHDNPKIPLSNGTFCGKPWRKVLDDLGIQDNDLWTAEKTQEKCLWNAKIFPILPYFEMLTLASWLMGLDNQRNETQLSSWKQSHRISLEELHKSIDFPHLCSGSSNHQADLASGIVNACLNFGSLGRNISQLCEEILQKESTGVEVCKGFLSHCPNLQAQNSAILPKSRALQVHVDLLRACGNKEMALETQRKVWAAVADETASAVRYGFKENLSGSSSWSSIAANPDNTNGYCGGSSHHRMVKIELPVRVDFVGGWSDTPPWSLERAGCVLNMAITLEDSLPIGTIIETEKGTGIFISDDIGNQLSIEDLSSVALPFESNDPFRLVKCALLVTNVIHEKTLQSAGLRIRTWANVPRGSGLGTSSILAAAVVKGLLHITDGDESNENVTRLVLVLEQLMGTGGGWQDQIGGLYAGIKFTSSFPGIPLRLQVIPLLASPQLIKELQQRLLVVFTGQVRLAHQVLHKVVTRYLRRDNLLVSSIKRLTELAKLAREALMNCDIDALGDVMLEAWRLHQELDPFCSNEFVDKLFAFSDRYCCGYKLVGAGGGGFALLLGKSAESAEELRLSLANSSDFDVKVYGWKIFLEN; encoded by the exons ATGGAAAGGAGGTACAATCAAAGAAGCCGAGTCAAAGCAGACTTGGCTGCTACATTACGGAAATCGTGGTATCATTTAAGGTTATCGGTACGACATCCGGCTAGGGTTCCGACGTGGGATGCAATCGTGCTCACGGCGGCGAGCCCTGAACAAGCTCAGCTCTATGAATGGCAGCTCAAGCGAGCCAAACGCATGGGTCGCATCGCTGATTCCACAATTACCCTCGCTGTTCCCGATCCACATGGCCAGCGAATCGGTTCTGGTGCTGCCACTCTTCATGCTATTTTACGACTTGCCGAATATTACCAACAGCTTGCTCTCAATTCTCAG TgcggaagttctgagaggaaagAACCTTCTTCATCATTACTTGACTTGGTTGCCAAAAAACACATCTTATTGCTTCATGCTGGAGGTGATTCTAAAAGGGTACCATGGGCAAATCCTATGGGAAAAGTGTTTCTGCCACTTCCTTACTTGGCAGCTGATGACCAAGATGGGCCAGTTCCCCTGCTCTTTGATCACATCCTAGCAATTGCATCTTGTGCAAGACAAGCTTTTGAAAATGAAG GTGGGCTACTTACAATGACTGGGGATGTTCTTCCTTGTTTTGATGCCTCAACTATGGTTCTGCCTAAGGATGCATCCTGCTTTGTGACTGTACCTATTACACTGGACATTGCTTCCAATCATGGTGTTATCGTGGCAGCAAAATCTGGGATTTCAAATGATACCTATTCTATCAACTTGGTGGAGAATCTGCTTCAAAAACCTAGCTTGGAGGAGCTTGTTAGGCACCAAGCTATTCTGGATGATGGTAGAACACTGCTTGATACTGGAATAATAGCAGTTAGAGGTCAGGCATGGCTAAATCTAGTAAAACTTGCCTGTTCGAGCCAATCAATGATCTCAGAACTTCTGGAAAGGAAAAAAGAG ATGAGTTTGTATGAAGACCTTGTAGCCGCTTGGGTACCAGCAAAGCACGAATGGTTGCGATCCCGCCCTTTGGGTGATGAACTTGTCAACAGATTGGGAGAAGAAAAGATGTTCAGCTATTGTGCTT GTGATCTGTTATTCTTACATTTTGGAACATCTAGCGAAGTTCTGGATCACATGAGTGAAGCTGGTGCTGGACTTGTTGGTCGAAGGCACCTGTGTTCTATTCCAGCAACCAATGTCTCTGATATTGCTGCCTCAGCTATTATCCTTTCCAGTAAAATCGAGCCTGGAGTTTCTATTGGagaagactctctcatttatgaTTCCTCCATTTCAGCCAGTATACAGATTGGTTCCCAGTCTATTGTTGTTGGTGTTAATGTGCCAGCTGACTTTGAAATGACAGCAAAGGTTTCATTTAGATTTATGCTTCCAGATCGTCACTGCTTTTGGGAGGTTCCTTTAGTGGGACGCACTGAGAGAGTTATGGTGTACTGTGGTCTCCATGATAACCCAAAGATTCCACTCTCAAATGGGACCTTTTGTGGGAAACCCTGGAGGAAGGTCTTAGATGATCTAGGCATTCAAGATAATGATCTATGGACTGCAGAAAAAACTCAGGAAAAGTGCTTGTGGAATGCCAAAATATTCCCTATTCTTCCGTACTTTGAAATGCTCACGTTGGCGTCATGGTTAATGGGCTTGGACAACCAAAGAAATGAAACCCAGCTTTCCTCATGGAAACAGTCCCATCGGATCAGTTTGGAGGAGTTGCATAAATCAATTGACTTTCCACACCTGTGTTCAGGTTCCAGTAATCATCAGGCAGATTTAGCTTCTGGGATTGTCAATGCTTGTCTTAACTTTGGCTCACTTGGCCGCAACATAAGTCAGTTGTGCGAAGAAATTCTTCAAAAGGAATCAACCGGAGTTGAAGTCTGCAAAGGATTTCTATCCCACTGCCCTAACCTTCAAGCTCAAAATTCGGCAATTCTTCCTAAGAGCAGGGCCTTACAAGTTCATGTTGATCTTCTACGAGCATGTGGCAATAAAGAGATGGCACTTGAAACTCAGCGAAAAGTCTGGGCTGCTGTTGCTGATGAAACTGCTTCTGCTGTGAGATATGGGTTCAAAG AAAACCTATCAGGGTCTTCCAGCTGGTCCTCcattgccgcaaatcctgataatACTAATGGTTATTGCGGTGGATCTTCCCACCATAGGATGGTGAAGATTGAACTACCAGTTCGAGTGGATTTTGTTGGGGGTTGGAGTGATACACCCCCTTGGAGTCTAGAGCGTGCTGGTTGTGTTCTGAACATGGCAATAACATTGGAAGATTCTCTTCCTATTGGCACAATCATAGAGACAGAGAAAGGGACAGGGATATTTATTAGCGATGACATTGGAAACCAGTTAAGTATTGAAGATCTATCGTCCGTTGCACTTCCATTTGAAAGCAATGATCCATTTCGTCTAGTAAAATGTGCATTGCTTGTTACCAATGTTATCCATGAAAAGACCCTTCAATCAGCGGGTTTGCGAATCAGGACATGGGCCAATGTTCCTAGGGGTAGTGGCTTGGGAACTTCTAGCATCTTAGCAGCAGCCGTTGTTAAAGGGTTGCTGCATATTACTGATGGAGATGAAAGTAACGAAAATGTTACAAGACTTGTTTTAGTCCTAGAACAGCTCATGGGCACAGGAGGTGGTTGGCAGGATCAAATTGGAGGTTTATATGCTGGCATTAAATTTACTTCAAGTTTCCCGGGAATACCGCTGCGGCTTCAAGTCATTCCTCTCTTGGCTTCTCCTCAGTTAATAAAGGAGTTGCAGCAACGGCTTCTTGTAGTTTTCACTGGTCAA GTCCGACTTGCACACCAAGTGCTGCATAAGGTGGTTACTCGTTATCTTCGACGAGACAATTTGCTCGTATCGAGCATCAAGCGCCTTACTGAACTTGCAAAGCTTGCAAGAGAAGCTTTAATGAATTGCGACATTGATGCCCTTGGAGACGTAATGTTGGAGGCATGGAGATTGCATCAGGAGCTGGATCCTTTCTGCAGCAATGAGTTTGTTGATAAGCTTTTCGCATTTTCTGATCGCTATTGCTGTGGTTACAAGCTTGTAGGTGCAGGTGGTGGGGGTTTCGCCTTGCTATTGGGAAAAAGTGCTGAGTCAGCTGAGGAACTGAGACTTTCACTCGCGAATAGTTCTGATTTTGACGTGAAAGTCTATGGTTGGAAAATCTTCTTGGAGAACTAG